From the genome of Kluyveromyces lactis strain NRRL Y-1140 chromosome F complete sequence:
aattgaaaatgtaaGGGTGGAATGAAAGTAAGCACATGTTGCGGCAAAAGATAACAGCAACAGATTAGAATGGAATATGACAAAATTAACACGATATCCGAAATGTTACTAAATTTCAGCCTTTGGTCAACAAAGCTCACGTATATGCTTTTTTGTAGAACACTAGAAACAAAAGCAGAGTTTAGCGATTGTAATATGCAGAATAAGAAAGTGTTAGTCCGAGAAAAAGATACCCATCTTGAGAAGGTCCATATCTTGTTCAGTGTTTTCAGGACCTAACAACTTTGAATCCTTGTCGTCTTGTTCTTCCATTAATTCTTCTAGTGTTGGTGCTACAAACGGTGTATCATTAACATGTTCACTTAAAGGATCGTCTGGATCTATGCTATTCAAATTTAAGTTCATAAAAGAATTTTCGTCATCTTCGCTGAGTTTCAACAGCAATGACGAGGGCAACGAATCATCGAGATCGATTGGCAAATCGCCAAGTTTCGAACCAGGGTTCTTAGTCAGAGCATGTTTTTGTAAGAAGTAAAGCATACTAGCATCTTGCTCCGCGTTATAAGCCTTTGAATTCGCTAACGTATCTGTCATTgggtcttcttctttaatgCAATCCAATTCATCCTGATGGGTAGAGTGGTGATCTACCTTAAGCTTTTGTATAGATTTCAAAGGTTCTTGAGAATGTGAAGTCGAAAGTTTGTATTTGGAATAGAACTCCATTTGCTCATAACcatccaagaatttcatAGCTTCAATAGTATCAGAGAACTGAGAATTTGGTAAGCTCTTATTTGATGTGTGGCTACTACTTGGACTTGATCCTGTATTCGTCAAGGTagatgaattggaaagaagttgattgCTCACGGTACGATTTAAGTCGGTAGAGAATAAAGAACTTGGGGTAGATGATGATAGTAACAGATCGTCTTCATCTGTCAAACTTGCACGAGAACTCAAAGAAGAGGTCTGAACCATCCTTGAAGAGGAAAGATTTTTGATGAAGTCTCTATTTggttcatcatcttcatcgaatttcaaaaagattTCAGTATCGTCTGCAGGTTCTGGTTTCACTTCGATTTGTAACATATCAGCATCATTGTCAATGATAGATCTTTTACGAGGCAATCTCTCAGTATGTTCTTGCTTCACATGTACTGGCTCATGGTACGATTTATTTGTCATTGGTTTTGGAAGAATCTTCTGTTGCATTGGAACACTGCTGTTGACACTTGGTACTATGGTATGTGGAGATTTagaatttgattcttctgGTACGATAGGGAACTGACGTTTCAATTCCTGTAAGTTACCCACTAGATCGGTAAGCTCCTTCTTAAGCTTATTGTTTTCCATCTTAAGGATCTtgatctctttcttcaaagcagTTTTGGAACCTggttttttctttggctCCACGGGTTGTGCAGATTGAATATGATCTAAAGTAACATCCAGCTGTTCCATTTTCACCTGTGGCTTAACTTTTGCGCTTTCCATTTTAGCTGATGGCTTTAAGGTCGGAATTGGCATGACTTGTTTCTTGCAAGCAGCTGGTGCAATTTTGGCACGGATGGGCTTAGGCTGGGTATGAGTGATCGATGTTGTCTGTTCAACTTGTATTGCTTTTGACTTGGCGTTTGTAGATTTACAGTTAGTCAACGGGATagttgatgatgatgatgatgatgaggagCTTGCGGTTGGCACTCCTGTACGGACTGCAGTCGTTGTAGATGACGCTACTGTACCTTgatcagaagaagagcaaCTTTTACCAGAATCAATAACAGTGGCAGCCAAGTGTTTTTTCGATCCCGGTCTCAAATTCTCAACTTCTTTCACTGATTCCACAGGTTCTTGTTTAATCTTGGCATTAGTACTTGAAGCAGAAGCAGGCGTAGTGGACTCTACAGCCATACCCTTGACATTTGCCAGTTGCTGCTTTATCGATAAAGAAGGACTGGGTTTTCTACCCGGTTTAGGCCTCGGTGGAAGAACCCAGTGCCTAGACGTTCGAATCGTGATCCCAGTGGGTTTCTCATGTTTCTTCGGCTGTAAATTAGGAGCAATTGTAATCTGCTGATGAGGCCCAGTGTGTCCGTGAAGGGGCTCCAATGAAACTGGCCTGGACATTAGTTAATTCTTACTCTGTGTCTGAAGTGCTTTTATTATAGAATTCTCTCCGGACCAGCGAAAACAATATTAACTGGTTCGGAACCGGAGCCGTAACCAGAGTTGCGAAGTATGCGTTTGAAAGTAGGATACAAAAACCTTACGGCGAGATGCAACCTAAATTAGTTTGAACCACCTGCGATACGATTGAATCACGCTTGTTGAGTCCTTGTGTGTCTGTTAGAACCTGTTTTAGTTTCGGAGAAGTCGTTTGTTTCGGTAGAATTAACTActcaacttttcaatttaaaCCGAAATtgagagagagagagagagggGGAACAATGGTAAAAATGAGGGCATGATACATCAAGACGAGCCATCATGAATTTATATATCTCAGGCCATAAGATAGTATGGCCTGAGTACTAAGAGGTATCTCAAGTTTGAAATGGGGATTGGGTGTTGAGTTGCTAATAAttgatcacgtgaccatGACCCCAGATACAAAGCCACGCTCCCAAACTGGATCCCCCCCCTCCTCCCCGTTACAGTACTACGCTAGTACTAGCATGCTGAATTCACATCCCCAATCAATGCAACAGCAGCGTagctgctgttgctggGATCACCTATCGtttaatttcttgataCCTGCGTCGTTTCCGATGCCACATTCTACAATGTGGAATGAGAAGCTAAAACCTCATAAAAATACCCTATAAAAAGCCTGAATGAGCGAATGCAATTACAAACTCCATCTGTAGTCATTGTAGACTAGCTAAATCATTCTAATGAGGCATAGCTGTCAACCAGATATATAGTTATTTGACGGTGTCACAGCAAATATGTGGGGCTGGTCTTGACATCCCCGGGTAACCCCTTCTGTTTTCGAAAAGTCATCGAAAAGTTGAGAACAGAAAGAACTGGAACTAATAACAGCATTAAACACTAAACTACTCATCGGATTAACTTCTAAGCTTTGTCTAAGAACGCCGTTCCAGTTCGAGTAAACTGCGCATATCCAAGAAATACAACAAGACTATAGGATATGGCACACAGAGCGTTTATACAGGTGATTTTCACCGGGGCACAGGTGTTTGGACGTGCGTTTGCGGAATCTTACAGACAAGCAGCAGCTCAAACAGCTAAACAAACGGCAAATGCTTCTAGAGGCCGTGGTGCTAGCGCAGAATACGGAGGTATCACTTTAGATGAGAGTTCTAAGATTTTGAACATTGAGAATGAACAGGATATGAATTTGGATAAAATCAACGAAAGATTCAAGTATTTGTTCGAGATCAACGATAAAGAGAAAGGTGGATCATTCTACTTGCAGAGTAAGATTTACAGGGCAGCAGAGCGTTTGAAGTACGAGCTtgctgaaaaggaaaaggctGCCAATCCAGAACTGAATCAAGAACAAGCGAAGTCGAGTTCCACGACGGAGTCACCGgagttgaaaaaatagCGTAAGGTCATTCTCTCTGGCCTAGTATAAGTTTTGTAAATAGTTCAAATAAACCGAAATACACGCATCGCATGCTCATCGTATCATGTTCAGCACAATATCATCAGTGGTTGATGAAGCTGATTTATGTCTACAACTAATTAATACAAAAATTCTCTAGAAGATGGGAAAACTGTTCCATCATGAAGAAGGGCACAACGGAGAGTGAAAATCCAAACTCTCAGGCAGCCATTACGCAAAGCCCTCTGGATCACATGCAACACCTGGAAGAACAACTAGAGCGAGCTGTTAAACCGCTTCTAATCATCACTTTCCAGACCTCTTCATAATGGttaaaagaaagaagtgaTGCAAAAAACCGGGAAAAGGAAGAGACTTCCCCTCCCAACTCAATGCGCTTCCAACTTTATTGATCTAAGAAACCGGAAACGAAATGGAAACTGTGGCCAGCTTGTTTGGGGCTAGTCAGGATCCATTCAGCTATGGGTTAAAAAATGGTAACAGTCACTCTTCTCCAGTATTAACTAAAGCCGTTCCTAGATCTCCGAAGAAACCTAGGAAAAACTTCTTGAGAAAAGAGATAACCGAAACCGTAGGTTTCTATGGTGTATATGTGTATTAATATTATCTTGAGATAGTACTAACCACTACTGATGATTGGTTTATTAAGAACAAACATCAAAAAGATTTTCCAATCTTTGAACTGTAAGAGTGTTTGAAAGAGGTTCAaagtgttgaaaaatttgcCACTTTTATACTATTGATCGGAAAGATTACCCGGACATACGTCTCTACTATTATAATTGATTTAGGGTTTTACCAGGTAAGATATCGTTGACCAGACAAGCATGTTGCAGATATTTGGGGCCCTTCATGGTGTATATTGCCTAGTCGAGAATCAGTTTATATGAAATGTAAATCTGTTCATCCAAGTGGGATCTTTTGAGTCGAACTTATAAGCAATATACTGCTCATCTTGCCCATGCAGCTCGTCCTACTCACTGCACTGCTTAATAAGTGTCAATATCCAGGAACTTCGGTTACTTAGAGTAGTACCCAGCTTCTGGGCTGTGGCACCAGCAGTAACTATACCGTTTAGATTTATATATAGTTATAGAAAGGTTCGGGTATTAATGTCTGTCAGTCCAAGATAATGTGACGTTAACAACCATTTGACAGTAAAGCTTCCGAAGCTGCTACTTTCGATCCAAGTTCTCGAGTCTATGATTCTTCATGAGATCACCTGGACAGCCACCCAATTGTTACAATAGACCTCTTGTTGGCTGATCGGTTCcaccttttctttcataaCTTGAGAACTCTCATCTTTTAAAGTGAAAAAGTCTAATATTGAGAGATGAGCCTTAGCAACTGAGAAAGTAACTACTCGTATCCAAACAACACAGTAAAAGGATATACATAGCACTGGAATAATATTGCCAAAACAGTCACAATGACGAAAGAGGATGCTATTGAGTATGCTATAAAGGAATTGCCCAACATTTTGCCACTAGATACAGAACAGATCAAAGATCTATGTGAACAGACGATAAAAGAAGGCAACAACCCTGAACAGATAGCCCAATCCttttttgatcttttagGGCAAGACGACTCATCGGTACATTTCATATTTGAGTTCAATGAGAGGCTCATGGAATTGCCCCGTAAAACGGCTGTCAAGAAACCAATAGTGAACGAAACAACCAATACTAAAAAAGTGATATCTCCATTGATTAATACTGTGAAAACCAATGATTCCAGGGCCGAGTTCGCCAACAAGTCTATTCAAGCAACGAAACCGATATTGAATAGAGAATTAAAAAAGGTACCGACTGCCAAGGCTGTGAAAAAGGATTCGGGGAAAGAGAGTAAAGAAGTCAGATTAGATTCATTGAAGGATATCGATGATGTGTTAAAGATGTTGGAGATGAGGTCAGTCTCTGGGGATTCCGGTCAATATAAATGCAATTGCCAGGGAACAAGGCACCCAATATTCGATCCTGCACCAAACTGTCTGTCATGTGGCAAAATAATATGTGTCAAAGAAGGTTTGCATATGAACAATTGCAGCTTTTGCGGAGCTGAATTAATCCCAGCTAAGGAACGCGAACAAATCTTAGAATTGCTACGGTTAGAGAGAGAACAAATAGAGCTTCAGAAAGTTGAAGAGAACAAGCCCAAGCCGAAGCAAACCAAGAAATATAAGATTAAATCTGGTGCAGGCACAAATTTATGGcaagaacaagagaaaATGCTACAAAGAGTGGAGAAAGATCGGGAACAAGAGAGAGAGATTAAACGACAACAAATATTGAATGGGGAGtcaaaggaagaagaggaggaTGAACAACTTATTGAAGCACGAAATCGACTCGACAAGCTACTTCATTTCCAGGATACCAGTGCTGAAAGAACCAAGATCATTGACAATGCTAGTGATTTCGCTATGAATGAAGATGTCATGTGGGGTTCTGCTTACGAAAGAGCATTACAACTAAAGAAACAGCAAAGAAATTTACGAAAATGGGAAAAGATTGAGAATGAACGCAATGGAAGGCGTGAAAAGGTCGTCTTGGACTTGACGATCGGTAAGGATGGTAAAGTTGTTATGACAGAAGCAGTTAGAAAGAGCAGCAAAAAAACGAATGCAACtagtgatgatgaaatagATGATATTagcgatgaagaagatctcCAAGACTTGgaagatatcaagaatttgaagttaGAGataaatcaacaaaaacaGAAGGAGAGTTCCAAGTTAACAAACAATGTTTGGGATTATAACAAGGCGCAGTCGGAGTTTAAGAAACCTGTATACATAGCAAACGCtgaggaagaaaaagaatctGCTCCTAAAAAGGTATCAAATGAAGTTCATCGTGTCCAAGTAGGTATTGATGATAGACCATCACTTCAAGATAGCATTTTGGCAATTTTGTGAAATTTGTCTGCCCGGACCGCCGATGTTTCCATAATCAATAAATAAATGTGTTGGAAAATTTATATATAGTTACATATCGAGCAAGCGTTACGGTTGGAACAATTCGACTATCATTCAATATCGAAAATTGGTAAGAACTGGCCCATTATTAACATTGGAATATTAAATGCATCTCTTTTAACTGTCCAAATACATGCACACCGTAGATAGCATCCATTCTTTAACAAAAGGTTACATTCGCTAAAAATAGCCTGACCATCAGAAGTTCCGGtcgatgaattgaagggCCCACTTTGAGTTGAACCAAATGCCAAATACTCATGGAATATATCATAGTAATCTACTATGCTTTCATTGTCCATGAATTCCATGATAAACTTTCGTTTGTTTAAAATCTCCTTTTTGTTGAACCCGGTAAGGGATATAAATTCATTAGAAGCAAAGCATATCTCCCCTGACCTTCTCCATATACACATTGGGGTACAATTTACAAGTTTGGCCATGCTTTCATACTCTAACAATGCCCTTTGGAGaataatttcttgtaaTTTTAAATCTTGAGCAATTAAACTATTAGTTAGTGTAACGAATATTGGTGCATAATGTGTTTTAATAGAGTGGGCTATATTTTGCAATTGCTCGGGGCCATCCCTCTGAGATTTACCCGAGGAAGGTTTATCTGAATTAATGAATCTCCATCTCAAAAATCTTAACAGTTCCAGATAAGCTGACTTATAATTATGCGGTTGAATTAAAGCTTGATGTTTGTACAAGTCCTCAGGTGTCTTAACCAGTAATCTAAACCTGTATGGACTCAAATTCTCCACAGTTTCACCACCTTGAGATTCCGGTGACGTATCATTTGCAGAATGCCTTTTAGATTCACTTGCCATTTGATCTAACGATATGTGCGGCCTGGAATGCGTCCTTTTCAACCCATTGCTTGTGAGATTTAGCAGTTCCTGAGTATTGATAGGTCTTTGAGATTCAGTGATAGGatccattttcatcatgTTACTTGGAGACCACGCTATATTGGAATTCAAGTATGTCTTTGAGTTATTTCGGGAAAGGTTTGGTGTCGATAGCATATCATTGAGCTTTGTATATTCTTCCGTAGTCCATACACTCCCGAACTCCCCAGTGCTACTGTTGCTGCTCGTATGATCTGAATTCAGCTTCTCTGGGATTGGCAGCAGCTGCTGTGCTGGTTGTTGCGGCCCCTGCTGAGGTGCTCGCTCAGAAAGTGGTTTATTCTTAAATTCCTCCAAGGGAGTCTTATCAGCCAGAGAGGGTAAATTGGCTGCACTATTCTGATTACTTGGCAACAAGGCATCCGAGATAATGGGCTCTGCAGTTGGGTTGAATAACTGAGTGAGACTGGGAATCTTCGGCAACTC
Proteins encoded in this window:
- the GSM1 gene encoding Gsm1p (similar to uniprot|P42950 Saccharomyces cerevisiae YJL103C Hypothetical ORF), whose product is MTKKLTAQEKLNRKPIPTACVFCHEKHLQCDLGRPCQNCSKRGIGDTCRDKERKPRKRGPRKVKKEREVSASTKSEISNTINQQLIPVINTATAVSNRQNSSKIIKAKQTGVSTKKTRISKLAMDSLPLQMPVINSPSDMFGKQKKVMSPELPKIPSLTQLFNPTAEPIISDALLPSNQNSAANLPSLADKTPLEEFKNKPLSERAPQQGPQQPAQQLLPIPEKLNSDHTSSNSSTGEFGSVWTTEEYTKLNDMLSTPNLSRNNSKTYLNSNIAWSPSNMMKMDPITESQRPINTQELLNLTSNGLKRTHSRPHISLDQMASESKRHSANDTSPESQGGETVENLSPYRFRLLVKTPEDLYKHQALIQPHNYKSAYLELLRFLRWRFINSDKPSSGKSQRDGPEQLQNIAHSIKTHYAPIFVTLTNSLIAQDLKLQEIILQRALLEYESMAKLVNCTPMCIWRRSGEICFASNEFISLTGFNKKEILNKRKFIMEFMDNESIVDYYDIFHEYLAFGSTQSGPFNSSTGTSDGQAIFSECNLLLKNGCYLRCACIWTVKRDAFNIPMLIMGQFLPIFDIE
- the RQT4 gene encoding Rqt4p (similar to uniprot|P36119 Saccharomyces cerevisiae YKR023W Hypothetical ORF) — its product is MTKEDAIEYAIKELPNILPLDTEQIKDLCEQTIKEGNNPEQIAQSFFDLLGQDDSSVHFIFEFNERLMELPRKTAVKKPIVNETTNTKKVISPLINTVKTNDSRAEFANKSIQATKPILNRELKKVPTAKAVKKDSGKESKEVRLDSLKDIDDVLKMLEMRSVSGDSGQYKCNCQGTRHPIFDPAPNCLSCGKIICVKEGLHMNNCSFCGAELIPAKEREQILELLRLEREQIELQKVEENKPKPKQTKKYKIKSGAGTNLWQEQEKMLQRVEKDREQEREIKRQQILNGESKEEEEDEQLIEARNRLDKLLHFQDTSAERTKIIDNASDFAMNEDVMWGSAYERALQLKKQQRNLRKWEKIENERNGRREKVVLDLTIGKDGKVVMTEAVRKSSKKTNATSDDEIDDISDEEDLQDLEDIKNLKLEINQQKQKESSKLTNNVWDYNKAQSEFKKPVYIANAEEEKESAPKKVSNEVHRVQVGIDDRPSLQDSILAIL
- the PAM16 gene encoding import motor complex subunit PAM16 (similar to uniprot|P42949 Saccharomyces cerevisiae YJL104W) — its product is MAHRAFIQVIFTGAQVFGRAFAESYRQAAAQTAKQTANASRGRGASAEYGGITLDESSKILNIENEQDMNLDKINERFKYLFEINDKEKGGSFYLQSKIYRAAERLKYELAEKEKAANPELNQEQAKSSSTTESPELKK
- the HAP4 gene encoding transcription factor HAP4 (uniprot|O94233 Kluyveromyces lactis HAP4) produces the protein MSRPVSLEPLHGHTGPHQQITIAPNLQPKKHEKPTGITIRTSRHWVLPPRPKPGRKPSPSLSIKQQLANVKGMAVESTTPASASSTNAKIKQEPVESVKEVENLRPGSKKHLAATVIDSGKSCSSSDQGTVASSTTTAVRTGVPTASSSSSSSSSTIPLTNCKSTNAKSKAIQVEQTTSITHTQPKPIRAKIAPAACKKQVMPIPTLKPSAKMESAKVKPQVKMEQLDVTLDHIQSAQPVEPKKKPGSKTALKKEIKILKMENNKLKKELTDLVGNLQELKRQFPIVPEESNSKSPHTIVPSVNSSVPMQQKILPKPMTNKSYHEPVHVKQEHTERLPRKRSIIDNDADMLQIEVKPEPADDTEIFLKFDEDDEPNRDFIKNLSSSRMVQTSSLSSRASLTDEDDLLLSSSTPSSLFSTDLNRTVSNQLLSNSSTLTNTGSSPSSSHTSNKSLPNSQFSDTIEAMKFLDGYEQMEFYSKYKLSTSHSQEPLKSIQKLKVDHHSTHQDELDCIKEEDPMTDTLANSKAYNAEQDASMLYFLQKHALTKNPGSKLGDLPIDLDDSLPSSLLLKLSEDDENSFMNLNLNSIDPDDPLSEHVNDTPFVAPTLEELMEEQDDKDSKLLGPENTEQDMDLLKMGIFFSD